A window from Agrobacterium tumefaciens encodes these proteins:
- a CDS encoding alpha-D-glucose phosphate-specific phosphoglucomutase, whose translation MIKTIKTTPYQDQKPGTSGLRKKVPVFAQENYAENFIQSIFDALEGFEGQTLVIGGDGRYYNREVIQKAIKMAAAAGFGKVLVGQGGILSTPAASNVIRKYKAFGGIVLSASHNPGGPTEDFGIKYNIGNGGPAPEKITDAIYARSKVIDSYKISDAADIDLDKVGSFKVDELTVEVIDPVADYAALMEELFDFDAIRALIAGGFKVVVDSMSAVTGPYAVEIIEKRLGAPKGSVRNATPLPDFGGHHPDPNLVHAKELYDDVMSPEGPDFGAASDGDGDRNMVVGKGMFVTPSDSLAIIAANAKLAPGYAAGISGIARSMPTSAAADRVAEKLGLGMYETPTGWKFFGNLMDAGKVTICGEESFGTGSNHVREKDGLWAVLFWLNIVAARKESVKDIVTRHWAEYGRNYYSRHDYEEVDSDAANTLVATLREKLATLPGTSYGNLKVAAADDFAYNDPVDQSVSKNQGIRILFEGGSRIVLRLSGTGTAGATLRLYVERYEPDAARHGIETQTALADLISVADTIAGIKAHTGRSEPSVIT comes from the coding sequence ATGATCAAAACTATCAAGACGACGCCCTATCAGGACCAGAAGCCGGGCACTTCAGGCCTGCGCAAGAAGGTGCCAGTCTTCGCCCAGGAAAATTACGCCGAGAACTTCATCCAGTCGATCTTCGACGCGCTTGAAGGTTTTGAGGGCCAGACGCTGGTGATCGGCGGCGACGGCCGTTATTACAACCGTGAAGTCATCCAGAAGGCGATCAAGATGGCCGCCGCCGCCGGTTTCGGCAAGGTGCTGGTCGGCCAGGGCGGCATTCTCTCCACGCCCGCCGCCTCCAACGTCATCCGTAAATACAAGGCCTTCGGCGGCATCGTGCTTTCCGCCAGCCACAATCCCGGCGGCCCCACCGAAGATTTCGGCATCAAGTACAATATCGGCAATGGCGGTCCCGCACCGGAAAAGATCACCGACGCGATCTATGCCCGCTCCAAGGTCATAGACAGCTACAAGATTTCCGATGCCGCCGATATCGATCTCGATAAGGTGGGCAGCTTCAAGGTGGATGAGCTGACGGTCGAAGTGATCGATCCGGTTGCCGACTATGCCGCCCTGATGGAAGAACTGTTCGATTTCGATGCTATCCGCGCGCTGATCGCCGGCGGCTTCAAGGTCGTGGTGGATTCCATGAGCGCCGTCACCGGCCCCTATGCCGTTGAGATCATCGAAAAGCGTCTCGGCGCACCGAAAGGCTCCGTCCGCAACGCAACGCCGCTGCCGGATTTCGGCGGGCACCATCCCGACCCGAACCTTGTCCACGCCAAGGAGCTTTATGACGACGTCATGAGCCCGGAAGGCCCGGATTTCGGCGCGGCTTCCGATGGCGATGGTGACCGCAACATGGTTGTCGGCAAGGGCATGTTCGTCACCCCGTCCGACAGTCTCGCGATCATCGCCGCCAATGCCAAACTGGCGCCGGGTTATGCCGCCGGCATTTCCGGTATTGCGCGCTCCATGCCGACAAGTGCGGCAGCGGATCGTGTCGCCGAAAAGCTCGGCCTTGGCATGTACGAGACGCCAACCGGCTGGAAATTCTTCGGCAATCTCATGGATGCCGGCAAGGTTACGATCTGCGGCGAGGAAAGCTTCGGAACCGGCTCGAACCATGTGCGTGAAAAGGATGGCCTGTGGGCCGTGCTTTTCTGGCTGAACATTGTGGCTGCCCGCAAGGAAAGCGTGAAGGACATCGTCACCAGACACTGGGCCGAATATGGCCGCAACTATTATTCCCGCCACGACTATGAAGAAGTGGATTCGGACGCCGCGAACACGCTGGTGGCCACCCTGCGCGAAAAGCTCGCGACGCTGCCGGGCACCAGCTACGGCAATCTGAAGGTCGCGGCGGCGGATGATTTTGCCTATAACGACCCGGTCGATCAGTCGGTGAGCAAGAATCAGGGCATCCGCATCCTGTTCGAGGGCGGCTCGCGCATTGTGCTACGCCTTTCCGGCACCGGCACGGCGGGCGCGACACTTCGCCTTTATGTCGAGCGTTACGAGCCGGATGCGGCCCGTCACGGCATCGAAACGCAGACGGCGCTCGCCGACCTGATTTCCGTTGCCGATACCATTGCCGGCATCAAGGCCCATACCGGCCGCAGCGAACCGAGCGTTATTACCTGA
- a CDS encoding MaoC family dehydratase: MTKEIALADMKDRVGTEMGVSDWITVDQTMINAFGKATLDEQFIHTDPERAKAESPFGGTIAHGFLTLSLLSALNYDALPRIREQTMGINYGFDAVRFVTPVKSGARVRGRFTLAEARFRGAAMLMTTYDVTVDIENEKKPALTARWTTISQFNAEDRPEDA; encoded by the coding sequence ATGACAAAAGAAATTGCGCTGGCGGACATGAAGGATCGCGTCGGCACGGAAATGGGTGTTTCCGACTGGATCACCGTCGACCAGACGATGATAAACGCTTTCGGCAAAGCGACGCTGGATGAACAGTTCATCCACACCGACCCGGAGCGCGCCAAGGCGGAAAGCCCCTTCGGCGGCACCATCGCCCATGGGTTCCTGACACTCTCGCTGCTTTCGGCGCTGAATTACGACGCCCTGCCCCGCATTCGCGAACAGACCATGGGCATCAATTACGGCTTCGATGCCGTCCGTTTCGTCACGCCGGTGAAGAGCGGTGCGCGGGTGCGCGGCCGGTTCACGCTGGCGGAAGCGCGTTTTCGCGGCGCCGCCATGCTGATGACGACGTATGACGTGACGGTGGACATCGAAAACGAAAAAAAGCCGGCGCTCACTGCCCGCTGGACGACGATCAGCCAGTTTAACGCGGAAGACCGGCCGGAGGACGCCTGA
- a CDS encoding DUF2332 domain-containing protein — protein MHDEAVRNAFLVQAKACDSLGSPFTARLCRAVAARLDRQTEVGETILSWPGDVGPSGDSVPLRLAGALHALAITEKIAPLVDIAPDDEEALWQACASALRFHQVFILDRLKSPPQTNEVRRSAVLLPGFLSIAERTGKPLVLSEVGASAGLNLQFDRYRYRLGDFAWGVQSDVFQSPEWRGNTPPGGRIEVIERAGCDLNPLDPSSVEDRLRLMSYIWADQTDRLERTAAALRIAVENGLRVEKADAIDWLKRRLATRHPGATHVVYHSIAWQYLPDALKQAGEALITEAGARATPQAPLARLQMEADATPDGAAITLQIWPTGEKQEIGRADFHGRWVEWRGWSR, from the coding sequence ATGCATGACGAAGCCGTAAGAAATGCGTTTCTCGTGCAGGCAAAGGCCTGCGACAGCCTCGGCTCTCCCTTTACCGCACGGCTTTGTCGCGCCGTGGCCGCAAGGCTCGACCGCCAGACGGAGGTGGGCGAGACGATCCTGTCCTGGCCCGGCGATGTCGGCCCCTCCGGCGATTCCGTTCCCCTGCGGCTGGCGGGCGCTCTGCATGCGCTGGCCATCACGGAAAAGATCGCGCCACTCGTCGATATTGCGCCTGATGACGAGGAGGCGCTGTGGCAGGCCTGCGCCAGCGCCCTGCGGTTCCATCAGGTCTTCATCCTCGATAGACTGAAATCACCGCCGCAGACGAACGAAGTCCGCCGCTCCGCCGTGCTGCTGCCGGGCTTTCTTTCGATAGCGGAACGCACCGGCAAGCCGCTCGTGCTGTCCGAGGTGGGAGCGAGCGCCGGGCTCAACCTGCAATTCGACCGATACCGGTATCGTCTCGGTGACTTTGCATGGGGCGTGCAATCCGATGTTTTCCAGTCGCCGGAATGGCGCGGTAATACCCCGCCGGGTGGGCGGATCGAGGTCATCGAGCGTGCCGGATGCGATCTCAACCCGCTCGACCCTTCTTCGGTCGAGGACCGCCTGCGGCTGATGTCCTATATCTGGGCAGACCAGACCGACAGGCTGGAGCGCACCGCCGCTGCGTTACGGATCGCGGTGGAGAACGGCCTGCGGGTGGAAAAAGCCGATGCGATCGACTGGCTGAAACGCCGCCTTGCCACGCGACATCCCGGCGCGACCCATGTCGTCTATCACTCCATCGCCTGGCAATATCTGCCGGATGCCCTGAAACAGGCGGGCGAGGCATTGATCACCGAGGCTGGAGCCCGCGCCACGCCGCAGGCCCCGCTTGCCCGCCTGCAAATGGAGGCGGATGCGACACCTGATGGTGCCGCCATTACCCTGCAAATCTGGCCGACGGGTGAAAAACAGGAGATCGGCCGTGCCGATTTCCATGGGCGATGGGTCGAATGGCGGGGATGGAGCCGCTAG
- the glgA gene encoding glycogen synthase GlgA, translated as MNVLSVSSEIYPLIKTGGLADVAGALPIALEAHGVRTRTLIPGYPAVKAAVTDPVKLFEFTDLLGEKADVLEVRHEGLDLLILDAPAYYERSGGPYLDQTGKDYPDNWKRFAALSLAAARIAAGALPGWRPDMVHAHDWQAALAPVYMRYAETPEIPSLLTIHNIAFQGQFGANIFAKLGLPAHAFGMDGVEYYNDVSFLKGGLQTAWALSTVSPSYAEEILTPQFGMGLHGVIGSRAHVLHGIVNGIDADVWNPATDHLIHDNFSAANLKNRALNKKAVAEHFRIDDDDSPLFCVISRLTWQKGIDLMAEAVDEIVALGGRLVVLGAGEVALEGALLAAASRHHGRVGVAIGYNEPLSHLMQAGCDAIIIPSRFEPCGLTQLYALRYGCIPVVARTGGLADTVIDANHAAIANKSATGVQFSPVTLDGLKQAIRRTVRYYHDPKLWAQMQKLGMKSDVSWEKSAGLYAALYSQLISKGH; from the coding sequence ATGAATGTCCTTTCGGTTTCATCCGAAATTTATCCCCTGATCAAGACCGGAGGGCTCGCCGACGTTGCCGGCGCGCTCCCCATCGCGCTCGAAGCCCATGGCGTCAGAACGCGCACATTGATACCCGGCTATCCGGCGGTGAAAGCCGCCGTGACGGACCCTGTCAAATTGTTCGAATTTACCGATCTGCTTGGCGAAAAAGCCGATGTGCTCGAAGTGCGGCATGAGGGGCTAGACCTCCTCATTCTTGACGCGCCGGCCTATTACGAGCGCTCCGGCGGCCCCTATCTCGACCAGACCGGCAAGGATTATCCTGATAACTGGAAGCGCTTTGCGGCGTTGTCTCTGGCTGCGGCGCGCATAGCCGCCGGCGCTCTTCCCGGCTGGCGACCGGATATGGTGCATGCGCATGACTGGCAGGCTGCGCTCGCCCCGGTCTATATGCGTTATGCCGAAACGCCTGAGATACCGAGCCTTCTCACCATCCACAACATCGCCTTTCAGGGCCAGTTCGGCGCAAATATCTTCGCAAAGCTTGGCCTTCCCGCCCATGCCTTTGGCATGGATGGCGTCGAATATTATAATGATGTCAGCTTCCTCAAGGGCGGCCTGCAGACGGCATGGGCGCTCAGCACCGTCAGCCCCTCCTATGCCGAGGAAATCCTCACCCCGCAATTCGGCATGGGCCTGCACGGCGTCATCGGCAGCCGCGCCCATGTGCTGCACGGCATTGTCAACGGCATCGACGCCGATGTCTGGAACCCGGCCACCGATCATCTGATCCACGACAATTTCTCCGCCGCCAACCTCAAGAACCGTGCCCTCAACAAAAAGGCGGTCGCCGAACATTTCCGCATCGATGATGATGACAGCCCGCTGTTCTGCGTCATCTCCCGCCTGACCTGGCAAAAGGGCATCGATCTCATGGCGGAAGCCGTGGACGAGATCGTCGCCCTCGGCGGCCGTCTGGTCGTGCTTGGCGCGGGCGAAGTGGCGCTGGAAGGCGCGCTTCTGGCGGCCGCATCGCGCCACCATGGCCGCGTCGGTGTTGCCATCGGTTACAACGAACCGCTCTCGCATCTGATGCAGGCGGGTTGCGATGCGATCATCATCCCCTCGCGTTTCGAGCCCTGCGGCCTCACCCAGCTTTACGCGCTGCGCTATGGCTGCATTCCGGTGGTCGCCCGCACCGGTGGCCTCGCCGATACGGTGATCGACGCCAACCATGCCGCCATCGCCAATAAATCGGCGACCGGCGTGCAATTTTCACCCGTCACGCTTGACGGTCTCAAACAGGCGATCCGCCGGACCGTCCGTTATTATCACGACCCTAAACTATGGGCACAAATGCAGAAACTCGGAATGAAATCCGATGTTTCCTGGGAAAAGAGCGCCGGTCTCTACGCCGCGCTTTACAGCCAGCTTATTTCGAAAGGCCATTGA
- a CDS encoding sarcosine oxidase subunit gamma, producing the protein MADMLHAKRKSVLEDFHGGSPFVSLKSAASASRLSLRARESAVPALSEALGLALPTSPKGSVTSGLRSVLWLGPDEWLVIDQGESDLMAALAGVSGLFSATDVSHRNTAVIVSGPGAEAALNAGCPQDLSQARFPVGACSRTVFGKAEVVLLRTADDTFRVECWRSFAEYVGGLLQEAAADVAV; encoded by the coding sequence ATGGCTGACATGCTGCACGCAAAACGCAAATCCGTGCTTGAGGATTTCCACGGCGGCTCACCTTTTGTGTCGCTGAAATCCGCTGCTTCCGCCTCGCGGCTGTCGTTGCGGGCGCGGGAAAGTGCCGTACCGGCGCTATCGGAAGCGCTCGGCCTTGCGCTCCCCACCAGCCCGAAAGGCTCCGTCACGTCAGGCCTGCGCTCCGTTCTGTGGCTTGGCCCGGATGAGTGGCTGGTGATCGATCAGGGCGAAAGCGACCTGATGGCGGCACTTGCCGGCGTCTCCGGCCTGTTTTCCGCAACCGATGTTTCCCACCGCAACACGGCCGTCATCGTCTCCGGCCCCGGCGCGGAAGCAGCACTCAATGCTGGCTGCCCGCAGGACTTGTCTCAAGCAAGGTTCCCGGTGGGCGCCTGCTCGCGCACCGTTTTCGGCAAGGCCGAAGTGGTGCTGCTGCGCACGGCGGATGATACGTTCCGGGTGGAATGCTGGCGCTCCTTTGCGGAGTATGTCGGTGGGCTGCTGCAGGAAGCGGCGGCTGACGTGGCGGTCTAG
- a CDS encoding transporter substrate-binding domain-containing protein codes for MRFAYLIEPPFNFRTETGEVTGCDVELARKALAIAGISDVRFIETEFADLLPGLEENRWDMTTGLFDTPERRKVAAFSRPIWVLGDGFLVRKSNPKNISGYASAAANPGCTMVAIQGQVQHRACLDAGVPDTRLLVCETYEEAAQAILDGRADAYASVAVAHSGFLEQHPGLELDIVLVSTDERKAAVGAFAFRKEDDDLRIAIDSAIGQYVRSAEYRTMMLGYGFNDTALVACTTSAGE; via the coding sequence ATGAGATTTGCCTACTTGATAGAACCTCCATTCAATTTCAGAACTGAAACGGGCGAAGTAACAGGCTGCGATGTTGAACTAGCGCGAAAGGCCCTCGCCATCGCGGGCATTAGCGACGTAAGGTTCATTGAAACCGAGTTTGCCGACTTATTGCCCGGATTGGAGGAAAATCGGTGGGACATGACGACCGGCCTGTTCGACACGCCGGAGCGCAGAAAAGTCGCCGCCTTCAGCAGACCCATCTGGGTCCTTGGTGATGGATTTCTCGTTAGAAAGAGCAACCCCAAGAACATCAGTGGCTATGCTTCGGCGGCTGCCAACCCGGGGTGTACCATGGTCGCGATACAGGGCCAGGTTCAACACCGCGCGTGTCTGGACGCAGGCGTGCCAGACACGCGACTTCTGGTGTGTGAGACATACGAAGAGGCGGCACAGGCAATTTTAGATGGACGCGCAGATGCTTATGCAAGCGTGGCTGTTGCACATTCGGGCTTTCTTGAACAACATCCCGGTTTAGAACTGGATATCGTCTTGGTTTCCACCGACGAGAGAAAGGCGGCGGTAGGCGCATTTGCCTTCAGAAAAGAAGACGACGACCTTCGCATCGCCATCGACTCGGCAATCGGCCAATATGTACGCTCAGCCGAATACCGCACTATGATGCTGGGATATGGATTTAACGATACGGCGCTCGTAGCCTGCACGACATCCGCCGGAGAATGA
- the glgC gene encoding glucose-1-phosphate adenylyltransferase — MSEKRVQPLARDAMAYVLAGGRGSRLKELTDRRAKPAVYFGGKARIIDFALSNALNSGIRRIGVATQYKAHSLIRHLQRGWDFFRPERNESFDILPASQRVSETQWYEGTADAVYQNIDIIEPYAPEYMVILAGDHIYKMDYEYMLQQHVDSGADVTIGCLEVPRMEAVGFGVMHVNEKDEIIDFIEKPADPPGIPGNEGFALASMGIYVFHTKFLMEALRRDAADPTSSRDFGKDIIPYIVEHGKAVAHRFADSCVRSDFEHGPYWRDVGTIDAYWQANIDLTDVVPDLDIYDKSWPIWTYAEITPPAKFVHDDEDRRGSAVSSVVSGDCIISGAALNRSLLFTGVRANSYSRLENAVVLPSVKIGRHAQLSNVVIDHGVVIPEGLIVGEDPELDAKRFRRTENGICLITQSMIDKLDL, encoded by the coding sequence ATGTCGGAAAAAAGAGTTCAGCCTTTGGCGCGTGATGCAATGGCCTATGTCCTCGCAGGCGGAAGAGGAAGCCGCCTGAAGGAACTGACGGACCGCCGGGCAAAACCCGCCGTCTATTTCGGCGGCAAGGCGCGCATCATCGATTTCGCGCTCTCCAATGCGCTCAATTCCGGCATTCGCCGCATCGGCGTCGCCACGCAATACAAGGCGCACTCCCTCATCCGACACCTGCAACGCGGCTGGGACTTCTTCCGCCCTGAACGTAACGAAAGCTTCGACATTCTGCCGGCCTCCCAGCGCGTTTCCGAAACGCAATGGTATGAGGGCACTGCCGACGCGGTTTACCAGAACATCGACATCATCGAGCCCTATGCCCCGGAATATATGGTCATTCTGGCCGGCGACCATATTTACAAAATGGACTACGAATACATGCTGCAACAGCATGTCGATTCCGGTGCCGACGTCACGATCGGCTGCCTGGAAGTGCCGCGCATGGAAGCGGTCGGCTTCGGTGTGATGCATGTGAACGAAAAAGACGAGATCATCGACTTCATCGAAAAGCCGGCCGATCCGCCCGGCATCCCCGGCAATGAAGGTTTTGCGCTCGCCTCGATGGGCATCTATGTCTTCCACACGAAATTCTTGATGGAAGCCCTGCGCCGCGATGCCGCCGACCCGACCTCCAGCCGCGACTTCGGCAAGGACATCATTCCTTATATCGTCGAGCACGGTAAGGCCGTCGCCCATCGCTTTGCCGATTCCTGCGTGCGTTCGGATTTTGAACACGGCCCTTACTGGCGCGACGTCGGCACCATCGATGCCTATTGGCAGGCCAATATCGACCTGACGGATGTGGTGCCGGACCTCGACATCTACGATAAATCCTGGCCGATCTGGACCTATGCGGAAATCACCCCGCCGGCGAAATTCGTGCATGACGATGAGGATCGCCGTGGTTCGGCCGTATCGTCGGTCGTTTCGGGTGACTGCATCATTTCCGGCGCCGCCCTCAACCGCAGCCTGCTGTTCACAGGCGTGCGGGCCAATTCATACTCCCGCCTTGAGAATGCCGTAGTACTGCCGAGTGTGAAGATCGGGCGTCATGCCCAGCTCAGCAACGTCGTCATCGACCATGGCGTGGTCATTCCGGAAGGACTGATTGTAGGAGAAGACCCAGAACTGGATGCCAAACGTTTCCGCCGCACGGAAAACGGCATCTGCCTTATCACCCAATCGATGATCGACAAGCTGGACCTGTAG
- the glgX gene encoding glycogen debranching protein GlgX codes for MQTPPVFPKGATRTENRMEFTVYSRHASQIDLCLFDDTGEKETARLPMIRGEDDVHRLTHAEAGPGTRYGFRAHGIYAPEHGLWFDPAKLLLDPYATEIDRSFRHDPSLYAFGAETGAIMPKAILSEHEAVKRQPPRFAWGGLIYELAVKSFTRLHPDVPEDIRGTVAALAHPAILAHLKKIGVDAVELMPITAWIDERHLPPLGLSNAWGYNPVGFMALDPRLCPGGVRELRDTVAALHAQGIGVILDLVFNHTGESDIEGSILSLRGLDNLTAFRHPQGKPGVLVNDTGTGNTVACDHPYIRQLIIDSLRHFVLHAGVDGFRFDLAPVLGRTAAGFDMASETLAAMHSDPVLYDRMLIAEPWDIGPGGYQLGNFPESFLEWNDRARDDMRRFWRGDAGTTGALANALSGSSPIFSRHGRLKSRSVNFLCAHDGFTLFDLVSHERKHNERNGENNRDGHNDNHSWNNGFEGLTEDPAIVAARLADVKALLSTLFVSRGTLMLTAGDEGGRSQQGNNNAYCQDNEISWVDWSSLVPELIDHTAFLAALRKRFGVFSESGFFSGRGDVTWLAPGGEPMTVADWERPDGQAFAMVLSIPDRETGKDTELAILINRGREIVPFTLPGDRWSAIGTDFGNPAFLPARSVVFYLRG; via the coding sequence ATGCAGACACCACCCGTTTTCCCCAAAGGCGCAACCCGAACGGAAAACAGAATGGAATTCACGGTCTATTCCCGGCATGCTTCGCAGATCGATCTCTGCCTCTTCGATGACACCGGCGAGAAAGAGACGGCGCGTCTGCCGATGATACGCGGCGAAGACGACGTTCATCGGCTCACGCACGCAGAAGCCGGGCCCGGCACGCGATACGGCTTCCGTGCCCACGGCATCTACGCCCCCGAGCATGGTCTGTGGTTTGATCCCGCAAAGCTGCTGCTCGACCCCTATGCCACCGAGATCGACCGCTCCTTCCGTCATGATCCCTCGCTTTATGCCTTCGGTGCGGAAACCGGTGCGATCATGCCGAAGGCGATCCTTTCCGAGCATGAGGCGGTCAAGCGCCAGCCGCCTCGTTTTGCCTGGGGCGGGCTGATTTACGAACTTGCCGTCAAATCCTTCACCCGGCTGCATCCCGACGTACCTGAAGATATCCGAGGCACGGTCGCGGCGCTGGCGCATCCTGCCATTCTCGCGCATTTGAAAAAAATCGGCGTCGATGCCGTGGAGCTGATGCCGATTACCGCCTGGATCGACGAACGCCACCTGCCGCCGCTCGGCCTTTCCAATGCCTGGGGTTATAATCCTGTTGGTTTCATGGCGCTCGATCCGCGCCTCTGCCCCGGCGGCGTGCGGGAGTTGCGCGACACGGTTGCGGCGCTGCATGCGCAAGGCATTGGCGTCATTCTCGATCTGGTCTTCAATCATACGGGTGAAAGCGATATCGAAGGCTCGATCCTGTCACTGCGCGGGCTCGATAATCTCACCGCCTTCCGTCACCCGCAGGGAAAGCCGGGCGTACTGGTCAACGATACCGGCACCGGCAATACGGTCGCCTGCGACCACCCCTATATTCGCCAGCTCATCATCGATTCGCTGCGGCATTTCGTTCTCCATGCCGGCGTGGATGGCTTCCGTTTCGATCTGGCCCCCGTGCTCGGGAGAACGGCCGCGGGTTTCGACATGGCGAGCGAGACGCTGGCCGCCATGCATTCGGACCCTGTCCTTTACGACCGCATGCTGATCGCCGAACCCTGGGATATCGGCCCCGGCGGTTATCAGCTCGGCAATTTCCCTGAGAGTTTCCTGGAGTGGAACGACCGCGCCCGCGATGACATGCGCCGGTTCTGGCGTGGAGATGCCGGTACGACCGGGGCGCTGGCCAATGCGCTGTCCGGTTCTTCGCCGATCTTTTCCCGCCATGGCCGCTTGAAAAGCCGCAGTGTCAATTTCCTTTGTGCCCACGATGGTTTCACCCTGTTCGATCTCGTCAGCCATGAACGCAAGCACAATGAGAGAAACGGCGAGAACAATCGCGATGGCCATAATGACAACCATTCCTGGAACAATGGTTTTGAGGGCCTGACCGAAGACCCCGCCATTGTCGCCGCCCGTCTAGCGGATGTAAAAGCACTTCTCTCCACGCTTTTCGTCAGCCGCGGCACCCTGATGCTGACGGCGGGAGATGAGGGTGGCCGCAGCCAGCAGGGCAATAACAATGCCTATTGCCAGGACAATGAGATAAGCTGGGTCGACTGGTCATCGCTTGTCCCTGAGTTGATCGACCACACGGCGTTTCTCGCCGCACTGCGCAAGCGCTTCGGTGTGTTTTCTGAGAGTGGGTTCTTCTCCGGCAGGGGCGACGTGACATGGCTTGCCCCGGGCGGCGAACCGATGACGGTTGCAGACTGGGAGAGGCCGGATGGGCAGGCCTTCGCCATGGTGCTTTCCATCCCGGACCGGGAGACCGGCAAGGATACCGAGCTTGCCATTCTTATCAATCGCGGCCGCGAGATCGTTCCCTTCACCCTGCCCGGCGATCGCTGGAGCGCCATCGGCACGGATTTCGGCAATCCCGCTTTCCTGCCTGCTCGTTCCGTGGTGTTTTATCTGCGCGGTTGA